Proteins from a genomic interval of Lolium perenne isolate Kyuss_39 chromosome 1, Kyuss_2.0, whole genome shotgun sequence:
- the LOC127317277 gene encoding chaperone protein dnaJ 49: MVWIVRSGKPKGLRGKVCLRPSSSSPGLSRRAVVSSPCRLLSLSSRRGRLTKVMEGNKDEALRSVKLAEAALASGDRQRAEKFIRIAQRLDPSLPIVDLLTTTKKFDPLASHDKTRRGGVCENQKTPKECAGPSSAEKGYSDENVRVVRDIRKKKDYYAILGVERSCSLEEIRKAYRRLSLKIHPDKNKAPGAEDAFKMVSKAFKCLGNDQSRKTYDQTGALEGHEFNDQYSNVTRQRTARRRRQPRNGFYNYEEDPDPDEIFRSFFYGTQHHDNSFRAHNANRARGAARQEQQRREHPVQGGSVMNLTILVHVGVLLLFVLLAFIPVWQPDYALQKTYNYPISTVTEKHGVEYFVSKQDFDLRFPQGSLSRDNLEEQVFRDYRSMLGRNCRVELHRRKWAKNYPTPHCDKIQSLSVQ; the protein is encoded by the exons ATGGTCTGGATCGTGAGAAGCGGAAAGCCCAAGGGGCTCCGCGGAAAAGTGTGCCTCCGCCCATCCTCTTCCTCTCCTGGTCTCTCCCGTCGGGCGGTGGTCTCCTCGCCGTGCCggcttctctctctctcttcccg ACGAGGACGATTGACTAAAGTCATGGAGGGTAACAAAGATGAAGCTTTGAGGTCTGTCAAGCTTGCAGAAGCTGCACTTGCATCTGGAGATAGACAGCGGGCAGAAAAATTCATTCGAATTGCCCAAAGATTGGATCCTAGCCTTCCGATAGTTGATTTGCTGACCACAACCAAGAAGTTTGATCCGCTGGCTTCTCATGACAAGACCAGAAGAGGCGGAGTTTGTGAAAACCAAAAAACTCCAAAAGAATGCGCTGGTCCTTCTAGTGCTGAAAAGGGTTACAGCGACGAGAATGTTAGAGTGGTCCGTGATATCAGGAAGAAGAAGGACTACTATGCAATTCTTGGAGTGGAGAGGAGTTGCTCTTTGGAGGAGATTAGGAAGGCCTACAGAAGGTTATCGCTGAAAATTCATCCTGACAAGAACAAGGCCCCTGGGGCAGAAGATGCATTCAAGATGGTCAGCAAGGCTTTCAAGTGCCTAGGCAATGATCAGTCACGGAAGACCTATGATCAGACAGGTGCCCTTGAGGGCCATGAGTTTAACGACCAATATTCCAATGTCACTAGGCAGAGAACTGCTAGGCGAAGGAGGCAACCAAGAAATGGCTTCTATAACTATGAAGAAGATCCAGATCCAGATGAGATATTCAGGTCTTTCTTCTATGGTACCCAGCACCATGATAATTCGTTCCGTGCTCACAATGCCAACAGAGCAAGAGGAGCAGCTAGGCAGGAGCAACAGAGAAGGGAGCATCCAGTACAGGGTGGGTCAGTCATGAACTTAACAATACTGGTGCACGTTGGTGTGTTATTACTTTTTGTTTTGTTGGCATTCATTCCAGTATGGCAGCCTGATTATGCCCTGCAGAAGACATACAACTATCCAATATCAACAGTCACAGAAAAGCATGGGGTAGAGTACTTTGTCAGCAAACAAGATTTTGATCTGCGGTTTCCACAAGGAAGTCTTTCTAGAGATAACCTGGAGGAACAAGTTTTCAGAGATTATAGGTCTATGCTAGGAAGAAACTGCCGTGTAGAACTCCACCGGCGTAAATGGGCCAAGAACTACCCTACACCTCACTGTGACAAGATACAGAGCCTTTCTGTGCAATAA